The genomic interval GCCAACCTTTACTGCAATCTATATGGCATGGATGTCTCAGGGATGAGATTTTTCTCGGTGTATGGGTATAATGAAAGATCCAAAAAAATCTATGCGAACCTGGTTTCCCAGTTCCTATGGGCAATGCATGACAACATTGCACCTGTATTATACGGTGATGGGGAACAGAAAAGGGATTTTGTCTTTGTTGAAGACCTTGTCAAAGCACTCATGCTTGCTGCCGAAAATAATAAAAAATTCAATGTGTACAATGTGGGAACGGGTAAAAATTATACACTTAATGAACTGGTAAAAATACTTAACAAACATCTGGGAAAAGACATAAAGCCCGAATATATCGAAAATCCCATGAAAGACACATATGTTTACTATACCCTTGCTGATATTAAAAAAACAGAGCAGAAAATAGGCTTCAAAGCCAGCATTTCCCTCGATGAGGGAATAGATAAACTCATAAAATATTATAATTATTGATTTTAAAAATATTCTGGTTTAGCAGAAAAGCAGGGATACTTTTTAATAATATTTTTTCATTAATAATATGATGTCAGTATCTCCAAGAAAAGGCATGTTTATTCCAAAAAGAGCAACATTTGTTCGCAAAAGAAAACATTCATCTAGAGAAAGGTTTGAACCGGGATACTTAACCAAAGAAAAACAGAAAATGAAGGCGGAAAAGGACAATATTACGAACCTCAGGAAGGCCCTGAATAAATGTGGGGCGAGGATGGATTGTGCCAGAAAAGCCATAAAAAGAAGCAGGATATGCAGGCATAACTTCGAAGAAATAGAATCAGGATATCATAAAGTAATAAGGGTATACCTTAGAAATGGCGGATATATACATCTGGAAAATGACCGGTGGATCTACCATAAAAAGGAATAATTAACCGACAAAATTCCTTATTTTCTTTAACAAGGATATAAATTCCTCCTTCCTGAGCAGCCCGGTATTTACATTCCTGGGACTGGGATGGTAGGAACAGTACAGGCGCACACCCCCAATATTGTAGTATTTTCCATGAATAAATTTAATGCCACGAGTATTAATTTGATGGGCTCTAAAGAATTTTAATGTGGAATCAAAGGCGATCTTTCCCAGGCACAGTATGGCTTTAAGATTTTCCATCTGTTCAATTTCTTTTTCAAAAAATCCACTGCAATTGTTAAGTTCTTCTTTTTCGGGCTTATTGTCCGGTGGTGCGCATTTCAATGCCAGGGTAATGTAAGTATCTATATACTTCAGCCCATCGTCCTTCCGCTCTGATGTTGGCATATTGGCAAGCCCGGCAGCATATAGGGAAGAAATGAGGAAATCTGAACTTTTGTCCCCTGTGAAAATCCTTCCCGTCCTGTTTCCTCCATCAAACGCAGGTGCAAGCCCGACAATAAGAATCCTGCTTCCTATACTGCCATAACCTGTTATTGGCTTATTCCAGTATGTTTCCCCTGCAAATCCTGCCCGGGGGCTTCTGCTACTCCGGTATTCAACTAGCCGCGTGCATTTCCTGCATGAAATAATTTCACGGTTTAATTTTTCTATATTCATTTCAGGCTGTGCCCTCCGTCTACTGGTATTATTGCGCCATTAATCCATGATGATTTTCCCTCTACAAGGAAATCTATAAGATCGGATATATCCTCAGGTGGTGTTTCCAGATCTCCGTATTTTCTCATTTTTGAATAATTTCTTCCAATTTCAAAGTTTTGCTTTATGTATTCCGGGGCGACAACGTTTACCCTTATGCCTTTTTCAAGAAGCTCGGCCGCCATTATCTTTGCTGACTTCTCCAGTGCATATTTTGATATTGAATATGACAGGAGATTGGTCTTATTTTTTATGGAGATTGAAGAATTGCTAACAAAAATTATTGAAGAGCCGTATACCATATGTTCCAGAGCGTATTTAGACAGATATAGTGGAATTTTCAGATGGTTTGTGATCATACTTTCAAGCCCATCCAGGTTTTCAATGCTATCTTCTATAAAGCCACCCACCATTACAATCAACGAATCAATATGTTTTATTGATTCTGCAGCTTTCACTACCAGATTTTTGCAACTTCCTTCATCCTTCAATTCCATGGCTATATAATCAATTTTTCCGTAAATTGAAAATTCAGAAACGATTTCTTTTAGCTTGCCGGCATCCCGGGAATTAATTATCACGCGGTTATTTTGAAGAAGTAGATCGTAACTCAATGATTTCCCTAATTCTCCGGTTCCTGCAATAAGTATATTTTTTCCAGACATGTGGATACCATTAGCTACCATCTAAAATATATTGCGGTATAGAAATTTCCTCCGGTTATCATAGTACATTATGTATTGGCCGAAAATAATACCGGAATCTTAAGATTAATATATTATAATTATATTGATTTTTGCATGGGGCAGATAATAATAATTGGATACATTTTAGATACAATTGTAGCTTTTTTCATCGGAGCATGGTTTTCCCGATTCTGGTTAAGGCATCCATTCCGGAGAAAACCGGCCACAGGGAAAGATTCCCTTGTTGGAAAAACAGGAGAAATTAAGTTAACACTTAAAAATAATTTCTATGAAATTGCAGTAGACTCCCAGCTCTGGAGGGCTGTTCCGGATGATCCAGGTGAAACTTTTGAAAAGGGAGAAATTGCATATGTAAAGTCTGTGAGGGACCTTACACTGTACATTTCCAAAATTAAATAATTATATACCTTTTAACACTTTGTTTATTATGTATAAATATAATATTGGCGTAATTGGCGGTAGTTTTGCCGATAAAAAATATTGCAACATAGCATATGAAGTTGGAAAAAAACTTGCAGAAAATAATTGTGCCGTTTTCTGTGGTGGAAAAGAAGGCATAATGGAATGCGTATCCCATGGAGTGCATGACAGTAATGGGATGGTGGTAGGAATTCTTCCCGGGGAAAACAGGATGGAGGGCAATAGGTATCTTTCACTGGCTATCCCTACCGGAATAGGTTACATGAGAAATTTTTTAATTATAAGGGCATCGGATGCAATAATAGCCATAGAAGGTTATTCCGGGACTACTTCTGAAGCCGCATTTGCAATAACAGAAGGGAAAACGGTGGTATCCATAGGAGACCTGCAAATAAAAACAAAGAATACCGATGGAAAATTAGTTCATGAGAATAATCCGGAAAAAGCTGTAGAAATAGCTATACAGGAAGCAAAAAATTTTGTTGAAAAATTTCACTGAGTTTTATTTTTCATTAAATGTACCTTTGTGAGGTGTGATATCATGAATATTACCAGGAAAATTCCTATTAAATACTCAACCAAGACATCACCCAGCAGGCCGAAACGTACACTGAACATCTTATACGGAGCAAGCAGATAATAAAGCAATATTATCCCTATTACAGCTATTATTACCAGTGTCAGTGCGGGTTTTAATGATCTCAGTTTTTTGAAATACAGAAGTGAGGGCAACACAATAAATATGATACTTAATGGTAGTGCAATCTCACTGAATTCATTCCATTTTACATGTGCAATGCCCTTAATCTGTACAGAAGCAATTATTATAAGTATAATTCCAACTATGGCTATTCCAATTTCTATGTATAATTTAACATTTTTATCTGGCTTCACAGGTGTAGTTTTGACAGGCTCCCTGTTCTGTGTACCGGTTTCCTTATGGCCAGAATTTTCAGTATCAGGGGAATAATTTTCTTCCGGATTTGGTTCAGCGCTATTTTCTTCCGTCATTCAGTTAACATAAGTTTCCTGTTATTAAATTTTCCTATATTCGATAATAGCCGATGATAAAATAAATAAAGCCATGGCATATATGGAAAAATATGAAAGATGTGTATATTGTTTCAGCAAAACGTACACCTATAGGGAAATTTGGAAAATCCCTTGCAAAAATAAAGGCCACCGAACTCGGTGCTGCTGCTATTAAAGGTGTAATTCAGGATTCAGGTATAGACAAAGACCTTATTGAGGAGGTTATAATGGGAAACGTTATACAGGCTAATGTCGGGCAAAATCCGGCAGGCCAGGCGGCATTTTCTGCCGGACTCAAACCCGAGGTAACAAAAAATACAGTAAACGTTGTATGCGCATCCGGTATGCTCGCAACAGAGAATGCTGCAAGGGAAATTATGCTGGAAGAGCATGACATTATTGTTTCAGGAGGGTTTGAAAATATGAGCAACTCCCCGTTAATAATGCCTTCTGAATTCAGATGGGGGCCTAAACAGCTTTTGTATAAGAATCTCAAAATAGAAGATTCAATGCTTGTTGATGGCCTTGTTGATGCCATGTATGGTGAACATATGGGTGTATCAGCAGAGCGTTCGGCAAAAAAATACGGAATAACAAGAGACCAGACAGATGGATTTTCAGTAGAAAGCCAGAACAGGGCTATCAGGGCCACAGAATCAGGGGAGTTCGCTAAGGAAATTGTTAAACTGGACAACCTTCAGAAAGACGAGGGCATGAGGAAAACATCAATGGAAGACCTTGCGAAACTAAACCCTGCCTTTGACAGGAATGGGATACTCACTGCAGGAAGTTCTTCACAGTTGTCTGATGGGGCTTCAGCTCTTATTCTTGCCTCGGAAAAAGCTTTAAATGAATACGGATTAAAACCCATAGCAAAAATAACAGGATTCAGCTCAGCTTCACTTGATACAAGGGATTTTGTAGAAGCTCCAATACCTGCAACCAGAAAGTTGCTGGAAAAACAGCACAAAAAAATCGATTATTACGATCTTGTGGAACATAATGAGGCTTTTTCGGTAGCATCCATTATTGTAAGGGACCAGCTGGGAGTCGACCCGGAGAGGTTTAATGTTAACGGCGGTGCCATTGCAATAGGTCATCCACTTGGAAACAGCGGCTCAAGGATAATTGTGACGTTGATCAATGCATTACAGAGCAGGCATATGAAAACAGGGCTTGCAACGATTTGCCATGGCGGCGGGGGAGGGCATACTCTTACACTCGAATTGATATAATTATATAGTGATTATTATATAATTTTTATATGCACTTAACACAAAAAGGGAGAGATATAGCATCATTTAATTCTGGTCAATAACAGATTCTATAGACTTAATTATCATATAAAAGTCATCCAGATTAGTTTTAATAAATAGAGTGTCTCACATTTCATAAAATATCAGACAGATGTCGAACATTATTAACAAAAAAACAATAATGGGATATGCCCTCACAGCAAATCCCATTGATTATGGAAATCATAGATAATATTGTTTCGCCTGATGACAGGAAAAGAAAGTACACAGATAGACAGATATTGAAGGTGCTGATAGTTTTACAGATTTTCAATATATCTTATAGATCAGCCAGAATATTCCTCACCAACCATGAGGAATATATAAGAATGGCTGGCCTTAACGAGATACCAAGCTTCCAGACCCTTTCAAGGAGAGCCAGGATGATAGACCTCCATGCAGTAAACAACAAAATTGCCTCATTATATTCAATAGAATCAATAGCTGCAATAGATTCCTTTATGATCCATACATGCAAGCATTCAACAGCAATGAGGAGAAAGGCATGGAATAACTACAAAGATCCTTTATCAGGATGGTCAAAGACAACTAAGGGATGGTCATATGGGAGAAAATGCCATATGGCAATTGATGTTGATTCTCTCATTATAATGGAATGGATGGTAACAAAGGGAAATATGCATGATTCCCATGTGTCGCATGATATGGTGGATTCTGTTAGAGATTTCTCATATGTTCTTGCAGATTCAGCTTATGATGCATCTGACATATACGATTATATATTTGAAAATACACATGCTCTACCTGTAATTGATACCAATAGGAGAAGAGGGATAGTAGATAATAGGTTGCCATTAAACAGGAAAATAGGAATTGATTTGAGAAAAGAATATTCTTCAATGTATCCTCTTAGATGGGAAATAGAACGTACTTTCAGCATACTTGAAGAGATTTTGAAAGCAGAGTATATATGGTACACTGTGAACAGGGACTATGATACTGCAATTGGATTAAAGACCATTGCATACAATCTAATGGTAATATCAAACATGGAACTGGGAGAAAAACCGAGGGAGATAATGAAAATCGTCAATTGTTAAAATGTGAGACACCCTATTAATAAAATCATATGCCATACGGTTATCTATTTCGCCATATCCGTAAACCACAATATTTCTGAAATCCTTTAAATTTCGTATCCTTAGAGCTATATCCTCTGAAATAATATTTTTCGCCTTTAAATTATTTATTAGGTCAGTGTCATCGGAGGGTATGCCCAAATTAAAATCCGAATTAAAAATATAAAATATATCTATAAGATTTTCAATGGAATATTCAATACGCTTATAAATTCCATCTTTTATAATCCCGGACTCGTTAAACTTATCAAAAGTATCTGGCATATTTTCAATAACTAAATCAAGGCTTTGAACAATTTCATTTATCTTATTTTTGATTATATCTTTCCTCATTTTATTTTCTCCAGTCCAATTGCATCGTAATAACCTCTTCTAAAATCTTCAAATTCCTCAATTGTATTTCTTGCTATCTCGTAAATAGATTTATCTTTCATATACAATAATTTGCCATTCAATACGTCCTTTCTAATATACAGGGGCAAATCCTGAAAAATCTGCACATCGAATATATCATTTAAACCGGACAATATATTTAGCCTGAATTTCTGCCTTTCTTCAAGGGTATCATTATAATATATGCATAAATCAATATCGGATGCGTTATGGAACGTATTATTTGAATATGACCCCTAATTCATTATAAAATAACTTTATTATTTCCATAAAATAATATTTGTTTGACCACGTCTGATATCATTTTATCAAAATTATACACATAAGAGTATAAATTTATAATGAAAAGATTTTTCCATTTTGCATCCCATAATTGCCATCACCAGTCGCATTTTACTTTGTGCTAGTATTTTCCAGCTGAAAGTTCTTAAGATAGTTGTATAGAAAATGTATCACCATATGCTGGAATGAAACAAAATCCTGTACAAACAGAAATAACAATATTTCAACAAAGGAATATTTATTAAAATGTTGCTCATATGAGTACGATGTTTGAAGCATGCGTCATTGCAAATTTCAAACTCGATAGTGATTAAAATGAAAGATGTTTATATAGCATATTATAAAAGAACTCCATTCTCCAGAGCAAAGCCCGATAATCCCTCCAAGGATGTATACAACGGAGTATCCATGGATGTTCTGCTCTCAAAGCTTATAAAAGATTCCCTGAGCACGGGAATAAATCCGGAAGAAATAGGGGATGTAATTACCGGATGCGCTATTCAAGCCGGCGAAAACTGGACATACGGAGGCAGGCACCAGACACTGCTTTCTGAATTGCCGGTGAGTGTGCCATCGATGGCAATTGACAGGGCCTGCTCATCTTCCCTGAATGCCACTGCAATAGGCGCAATGGAAATCCAGACAGAAAACTCTGACATAGTACTTGCCGGAGGAATGGAACACATGACACATGTGCCATTATATAATGATCCGTATGTAAAATATAATACCGAATTAATGGAAAAGCCAGAATACAAAAAATATGACATGGATGTCACATACCATGTTGGATTGACTGCCGAGAAACTGGCTGCAATTAATAATATTTCCAGGGAAGACATGGATAAATTTTCATTTGAATCGCAGAAACTAACTGGACATGCAATAGAAGAAGGGTTCTATAAGGACGAAATTTTACCGGTTACAGTAACGCATGATGGAAGTGTTAAAACAATCAATGCCGACCAGACTCCCAGACCAGAGAGTACACTGGAACAGATGGGGCAATTAAAACCGGCATTTAAGGAAAATGGAAGGGTGACTGCAGGTAATTCGCCGCCACTGAGTTCCGGTGCTTCCCTTCTCATGCTTATGTCCGGCGAAAAAATAAAAGAATATGGATTAAAGCCACTTGCAAGAGTAATAGACTATGCCGCTGCCGGAGTAGACCCGACCATAATGGGCCATGGGCCGGTACCTGCAACTAACAAGTTGCTAAAGAAAAATAAACTTTCACCGGATAACATAGATTACTGGGAAATCAACGAGGCATTTGCAGTTGTTGCATTGAATGCTATCAAGCACCTTAATTTAGACAGAAACCGGGTAAACATACATGGAGGGTCTATAGCCATCGGGCATCCACTGGGTGCAACCGGTGCAAGAATAGCCGGAACACTTGCAAGGACACTTCAGGAAAAGAAGGGCAATCTTGGAGTTGCAACCTTATGTGTAGGTGGCGGGCAGGGATATTCGCTTTTGATAGAAAGAGTTTAAAATTATTATGTGGTTGGATAATTTTTAGGTCTTCATTTTATGTCCATAATTACTATACCAGTAATAGTAGATTCTATACTTGATGGCTATTTCAACTATACTCTTCCAAGTACGTTGCTTGAAATTTCAGGAGTCATAATAGGCAGTGCTGCTACATTTATTTTGCTTATATTTATAGTGAAGAGTATAAAGCTCAAAAATAATTTTACAAATTCAAATACATACATGAAATTTGTTATATCTGGATTGGTAATGTCACTTTTTAGTTTCCTTTTTGCCTGGTCGATGGAAACAAAACTAATTTATATGAAAAATATATCTATAGAACGGCTAAAGGTCGCTTATTTTATAGATTTTTACATGCTTGCTGTAGATGCTATAATCATCTTTAAATTGTTAAAAAATTATTTTATGTCAGTAGTGGAATATTTCTCATTATATTTCTATATCTCTTTGTTTTTATTTGGATTTATCACTGCAGATATTATTAATTTGAATAATTATTATCTGATAATATTCGGTGCAATTTCAATATATTTTTTGCTTAATTCAATTTTCACCAGTTTTCACTGTAAATTGAACTGGTTTAAAATAAATGGAAATGAATTTGCACTAATGGGAGTTCGCGGCATAAGTATGAATCCAGAATTTAAGGCAGGAGATTCAGTTATAATAAAGAGAATTAAAGCATTGGATGAGCTAAAAGTTGGTGATATTATAACTTACAAATCTTCAAATATTAACTCGCCTTTAAATGCTTCAGGGTATATAACCCATAGAATTTATGAGATTTCGGGCGATATAATAAGGACTAAGGGAGATAATAACATAGTAGTAGATTACATGAAAATAAGATTAGATGACATAGTTGGCATCGCAGTGGCTAAAGTTGTTCACATTAACAGGAGAGCTACCGGTATAGAAATGATAGGCGATAATAGGAATAAAGAAGACCTGCCATTTTTTACCCCATTTAATATCAGTGCCCGTAAAAGTAGTCTATACTTTAACATATATTTCATTATTATATCGCTAATTCTGATTATAATAATCTTATAAGCGGAATATTGCTTATGTGGTATCGTATCATCTTTTCTATAATACGCCATCAGGGTTCATGTATACCGGCACACATAGATTGGAGCACTATACATCCTGAGCCATATGCAAATAGAAATATTTTAATTGTCACGTAATCTATTGGCTTCTGTACACCTAAAACTACCTAATATATTATAAAAAATAATATGGATTTATTATAATTTTATTTTAGCAATTTTCTGTGCATTAAAAATTTATAATTTTTTCAGAACATCTAAATAATCTACTAAATCCTCATAATCTCTTATGAGGTGGAGTATATCTATTCCCAGTGCTTCCATCATTGTCAAAGCAAGTGAAAGGTTTTCCTCGTTCTCCTCTGATAATTTCTGATTATTCAATTTATCATAAATCTCATTAAAGTTTTTTTCTGCAGTTTGCCTGAAATTATCCAGTTGTTCCGTTATATTATCTTCAAGTTTTTTCATATCTTCTGTGCTATCCATTCATAGGCATTGATAAAAAATATATAGTGTTTTGGTTATTGCATAACCGCGCCTTTCGACGAAGATGCTACAAGTTTCGCATACTGGTTTAATAATCCAGTTTCATATCTCAGGGGCGGTTTTTTCCATTCCTTCATCCTGCGAGTTATTTCATTCTCATCCACAAGGAGGTTAATTTTTCTGTTGGGTGCGTCTATTTCTATCATATCGCCGTCCTTAACAATGGCGATTAAACCCCCGTCCATGGCTTCAGGAGCTATATGCCCTACCATTATTCCCCTTGTGGCGCCAGAGAACCTACCATCTGTTATCAGGGCAACACTATCTCCAAGCCCTTCGCCTATAAGTTCCGATGTTACAGAAAGCATTTCCCTCATTCCAGGTCCGCCTTTTGGACCTTCATATCTTATCACAACTGTGTCTCCCGCCTTTATTTTTTTATCTTTTATGGCTTTAAAGGTTTCTTCCTCGGAATTAAATACCTTTGCCGGACCTTTATGGTATTTTACCTTCGAAGCGGATGTCTTAAAAACTCCACCTTCTGTAGCCAGATTACCCTTGAGTATACTTATTCCACCATCAGGTTTGTATGGCTTATCAAAATCAGATATGACATCCCCGGTTGTGTAAATTTTTATATCCTTAAGATTTTCCTTTACTGTTTTTCCCGTAACGGTAAGCTGATCCCCATCTATCAGGCCATGGTCCATAAGCACTTTCATCAGTACAGGAACCCCGCCGATGTTATTGAGGTCTGCCATTACATATTCTCCAGAGGGTTTCATATTCACTATTTCCGGAACCTTTCTTGAAATTCTGTCGAAATCATCAAGATCCAGTTTTATTTTTGCTTCGTGTGCTATTGCCAGAAGATGCAGCACAGCATTGGTAGAACCCCCCGATGCCATCAGGACTGTTATTGCATTATAAAATGATTCCTGCGTCAATATGTCCCTTGGCTTCAATCCGGTTTCTATGAGCTGCATTACAGCCTCACCTGTTTTATATGCAAATTTCTGCTTTGCGCCATCAACTGCGGGTGGAGAAGCGCTTCCCGGCAATGCAAGGCCCAGAACCTCTGTCATCATGGCCATTGTGTTTGCTGTATAAAGCCCGCCGCATGCACCGGCAGTTGGTACAGCATTTTCTTCCATCAGCTTGAAATCCTGCAATGTCATGGTGTTATTCATATATGCACCTACAGCTTCAAAAAGGTCTCCAACAGCTATGCGCTTGCCCTTATAGTAACCCGGTAACGTTGTGCCCGAATACATAACGATGGATGGTATATTCATCCTCGCCATAGCCATCATCATTCCTGGAGAGGTCTTATCACAGCCGGATAGTGCCGCGAATCCGTCATATCCATGGGCATTTACTGTAAGCTCCACAGTATTGGCTATAAGTTCACGGCTAACCAGTGAATACTTCATTCCTTCGGTTCCCATTGCAATTCCATCTATTACAACGGGTGTGGTAAATACCCTTGGAGTGCCTTCCCTGCTCCTTATTCCTTCCTTGGTATGGTTTGCAAGGGATAAAACATGTATATTGCATGGGCCAGCTTCATTCCATGCGGCTGCTACGCCTACCATGTAATTTTTGAGATCATTGTCGTTTAAACCCATAGCTTTCATGAATGCCCTATTGGGGGCCCTTTCCGGACCACTATATGTTAAATCAGAACGTTTCATTTTTAAATGAAAGCCAATATATTATTTAACATTTTTTAATAGATTTTTAAAAATTGGGATAAAGTACAGGTTCAAAGAGCATGGAAAAACAAATAATTAAATAGTATGAAGTATTTGAAGATATTACCTTAATTATAATATTGTTACCATGTTAAATACGGCTGTCTGTGACTAGCAGTGTGGCAATAACTTAAATTAAGGCATAGGTGAGAAATGTGAAAAGTGTGAGCAGGTTTATCTAACATCTGTGGCGGAGTTTTTAATCGCAGATTTTGTAATAGCTGGTTATTGAGTTTTAGATTTTTAAAAGGGTGTTCCTGTTGATAGGTTCTAAGTTGCTTGTGGATTCCCTGAAAAGAGAGGGTACTAAAAGTATATTTGGAATACCGGGCCTGTACAACATGCCCATGTATGATTCCCTTATCGAAGATATAGAATCAGGGGAACTACGGCATATACTGATGAGGCATGAGCAGGCTGCAGCACATGCAGCGGATGGATATGCAAGGGCTACCGGAAATGTTGGGGTATGTACGGCTACAGCAGGCCCGGGAGTCACAAATATAGTAACAGGGTTAATAACAGCATACCAGGATTCCTCTCCAGTGGTAGCTATCACAGGAGCGGTAAACCGGAATGCCATGGGGAAATTGTCTTTCCAGGAATCTGATACACTTGGCGTGTCATTCCCTGTAACAAAGTATGCTGTAGAGGTTAAAACTATCGAAGAAATACCCGTATGGGTAAGGAATGCCTTCTATATTGCCTCAACCGGGCGGCCAGGGCCCGTGGTAGTTGATATCCCAAGGGATATCCAGATGGAAAATATAGAGAAAGTTGAGGAACCTGGCAAAGTCAATGTGCATTACAAACCATTCGGTACCGTTATAAACATGGATAAGGTCAGGGAAATGGCGACCAATCTCTTAAAGGCAGAAAAACCGGTTATCCTTGTTGGCAATGGCGTTACATGGGCCAACGCAACAGAGGAGGTATTGAAACTATCAGAATTCTTAGGATGCCCTGTTGTATCAACATTGCCAGGAAAATCCGCTGTTCCAGCTGATTATCCACTTTACGTGGGTGCCATGGGGTACTATGGCAGGGCGGAAGCAAGCATGG from Ferroplasma acidiphilum carries:
- the ilvD gene encoding dihydroxy-acid dehydratase, with product MKRSDLTYSGPERAPNRAFMKAMGLNDNDLKNYMVGVAAAWNEAGPCNIHVLSLANHTKEGIRSREGTPRVFTTPVVIDGIAMGTEGMKYSLVSRELIANTVELTVNAHGYDGFAALSGCDKTSPGMMMAMARMNIPSIVMYSGTTLPGYYKGKRIAVGDLFEAVGAYMNNTMTLQDFKLMEENAVPTAGACGGLYTANTMAMMTEVLGLALPGSASPPAVDGAKQKFAYKTGEAVMQLIETGLKPRDILTQESFYNAITVLMASGGSTNAVLHLLAIAHEAKIKLDLDDFDRISRKVPEIVNMKPSGEYVMADLNNIGGVPVLMKVLMDHGLIDGDQLTVTGKTVKENLKDIKIYTTGDVISDFDKPYKPDGGISILKGNLATEGGVFKTSASKVKYHKGPAKVFNSEEETFKAIKDKKIKAGDTVVIRYEGPKGGPGMREMLSVTSELIGEGLGDSVALITDGRFSGATRGIMVGHIAPEAMDGGLIAIVKDGDMIEIDAPNRKINLLVDENEITRRMKEWKKPPLRYETGLLNQYAKLVASSSKGAVMQ